The Cyanobacteria bacterium QS_8_64_29 sequence ACCGACTCGCCACCGCTGATGCCGTTGTTGGCCAGCACAATGGCAAACAGCGAGGCCACCGACGCCGAGACGATGCCTTTGGGGCCAATCCAGCTAATAAACAGCTTCTGGCGCCAGTTCAGCCCGCTGTTCCAGGTGCAAACCCAGATATTGAGCGGCCGTACCGCCACCATCAACGCCAGTACGGTCAGCAGGCCGCCCCACCCCAGTGCCAGCATTTGCGCCAGCGACAGGTCGGCCGCCAGCAGCACGAACAGCACCGATACCGCCAGCACGGTGAGCTGGTTTTGGAAGCGCCGCAGCAACCGCTGTTGCGGCACGGATGCCGTGCTCAGCACGATGCCGGCGATCGCGGTCGCCATGAGCCCGGCTTCGTCCTCGATGGCCTGGGCGATGCTGTAGAGCCCCCACACCCCAGCCAGCACCACCAAGTTTTTGAGGTTTTCATCCAGGGCAGTGGCGCGCCGCAGGAAGCTGCCCAGGGCCCAGCCGCCTGCCGCGCCCACGGCAGCGCCTACGCCCAGCCGCGCGGCCATCTCGCTCAGCAGCGTTGCCAGATCGGGGTTGTCACTGAGGATGAAGTTGAGGACCAAAAGCGCCAGAATGGCCCCAACTGGGTCGATGAGGACGCCCTCACCCTCCAGCAGCGTGGCGATGGGGCGATCAACGCGCACCTGGCGCAGCAGCGGGGTAATGACGGTAGGACCGGTTACCACCACCAGCGCCGCGTACAAAAACGCCAGGTCCCACGGCAACCCGGCCAAGTAGTGCGCGGCCATGGCTCCACCCAACAGCGAAATGGCCGTGCCGATGGTGACCAAATTGCGCAGGCTGTTGGACAGATGCCCCAAAGCCCGCAGATCCAGCGATAGGCCACCTTCAAACAGAATGATGGCCACCGAGAGCGAGACCAGCGCCTCCAACCCGTCGCCCAGATGGTGCGGCTCGATCAGGCCCAGGCCATCTCGGCCCAGCCCGATGCC is a genomic window containing:
- a CDS encoding sodium:proton antiporter — protein: MAVTAVAGVGAQVLGRYLRVPGIVFLLLFGIGLGRDGLGLIEPHHLGDGLEALVSLSVAIILFEGGLSLDLRALGHLSNSLRNLVTIGTAISLLGGAMAAHYLAGLPWDLAFLYAALVVVTGPTVITPLLRQVRVDRPIATLLEGEGVLIDPVGAILALLVLNFILSDNPDLATLLSEMAARLGVGAAVGAAGGWALGSFLRRATALDENLKNLVVLAGVWGLYSIAQAIEDEAGLMATAIAGIVLSTASVPQQRLLRRFQNQLTVLAVSVLFVLLAADLSLAQMLALGWGGLLTVLALMVAVRPLNIWVCTWNSGLNWRQKLFISWIGPKGIVSASVASLFAIVLANNGISGGESVKALVFLTIMVTVVLQGLTAQWVANLLRVNAHDRTGAVIVGSNPLARTIARLFRQRSEPVALIDTNAQAVREAEREDLQVVFKNAMHAQTLEEAGLDRMGTFLAMTTNGEVNYVLAHRAEEEFEPPRVLGVFPSALGEPETSPSRFQQALAPELALKTWNQYVRQGDVKLVEASLQVASFSYQQTYLQAAIDTGALVPLALERQGRLQVARAYETWQPGDRVVCALCEPQSQLADRAAQAHAGEAQSLVATVPPMRELAMLAAPQASEVPANATEAFESR